From the Zymoseptoria tritici IPO323 chromosome 2, whole genome shotgun sequence genome, the window GGGTTGCTGGCCGATGCTGTGCGTTTAAAGTCAGCATTTACCCGGTCGATTTCTCGTCTTGAGTTCTTCCGCTTCTTGCTGTTTGTCTGCGACCTCAAGGCAAGCTACTGTACGATCGTCCTAACCATCTACTGCATTGAGCATCGGTCTCTTTGTGTACGATTCCCGCCCACCGGAAGCTCCCCAACTCTCTAGTAGCATCGCAACAACGCACCGATCCGGCTCGTTGATTGGCGGCATAATTATAGAAGTCCTCGTATCCAGCGGTCGGACGTAAAGAGGTCGTCTTGATGACCTGCGTGCGGGGCATGTGGAGAGATTCTGGGGGAGCAGAAATTCCGACAGAGAGAACGGCGCCACATGCACGAGCTTCCACTTCTCGAAGTCAGGAGATCATCCGATGTAAAGTGGAGGACCTATCATCTATGCGTGGGATCCCGGCCTTTTGCTTGCATTTAAGCATAGTGCCGGACGTATGGTCGGGTTAAACAGGGCCAGGTCACGGGAGATGAAGCCTTCGTCAATCTGATGGTGAGTTATGTAGATGAGCGGAGAAATTCAAGAGACGACGTTGAACAACCTCCCGCCGCTGACAGCGTGGCTAAATCCCTGCACTCctggcttcggcttcgggTCGTCTTTCTCCGAAAGCATATGGATATTCAAGAACATAATCCATAAATGCATTCCTCCTTCGAATCCACCACACTACCACCATCTAATCCACCAGCCCAGCCACAAACTCCGCCGCCTGCGTGGCATACTTCCTCGGCTCATTCGAGTGCACATCAGCCAGCAACCCCCTCGCACAAATCGGATCGCCACGATCGCAATAACTCCTCAAGATGCCAGCATAACGATTCAGTCTCGGCAGACTATCGGTTCGAGCGAAAATACCATCGTTGTCCGCAGTGCCGACATTGTAGGACTGGTCGTCCACATAGCGCGGGTCACCGAAGGCGACGATGGCTTTGACTGTTAAGAGTATCAGCATGAACGAGATGGTCGAAGGAGACAGGTCGGGAAATCCTCACTATACTGAGCGTACTCATCCTCAATCGGCCCCTGCGTCAAAGTTCCCCCCGCCATGGTATCAGTCATAACATGCGCGCCCTGCGAGAATCCCACCAGAGCGATCCTGCTGGACTCCCCGCACTGGTCGACGTACGAGCGGATTTTCGACTTCGCGTTGTCAATGCCCTCGTTCACGGAACCGAAGTAGTTTTCGAACGTGGCGGGGTACACGACGGCGTCGCTGAGAGAGTTCGGGACGCGAGCTTCGATCATGTCGGCGACTGTGGCGACGGAGCCTTCGCCTGCTGCCTGGCCTGAGCCGCGGGCTACGAGGATGTAGAGGCCGGAGACGCAGGAGACGGTTTGGCGGGGTGTGAGGggtgcggcggcggagagggctaggagggcggagagggagaggagggtggagtgGAACATGTTGACGGGAGAGGATGTGGGTGGGCTGAGATGGTGGAAGGTTTGGCTGTCGTCTGGGATGGACGGTCGAAGAGAAGGGGCGACTTACCAGCACATATATATGATGTGCCTCAAACTCGTGTGTCGTTTGAGGAGAACCTGGCGCACACGCATGCCAACCCGACCCCCTCGAGTCAGAACGGGACAGAATTAGCAGCGACAAAACGGCGACCTTTCGCCAAACGTACCTTGTATTCGCTGGCCAATTTGGACGATCCTCGGCGGGTGCAAGCTCGTTTGCAGATGTCGCCTTTGTCCGCCATACAGATGTGGATGTGAGACCAAGCCTTTGGCGAcgcaagaagaggaaggcgcAAGCTTATACCACCTTCCCTATTCTCCCTAGAGGTGAGGCGGTCTATACTCTGCCAAGTCGTTCTGCAACGAATAAGCTTCGCCTGAAACGAGGTGGGGGCAGCGGTCAATGTCCAAGATAGGAGACCATTTGAGTTCTATGCGAGGATCGATCGGCGTGGTCTCGCATAGCTCGAGTTCGCTTCATGCGTGATATAGTGGTTGCGGAGTTGCGAGCAGAGTCATGTGGACGTTGGCGAGATTTCTTTGCTCGCATGGCGTGCGGCGTCTTGAGGATCGGCATCTTGTGCCTCGGTCACAGCTACCGATGTGGGCGGTGGAGCAACGCGAGAGTTGTGGTAGCAAAACAGTGGAATATCGAGTACGAGGTAAAGAGTGTAGTGGAAGAGTCCATTGCCCTAGGTGGAGTAGAAAGACTCCAAGCTTTGTGCTCGTGCAGATATGGTTCTCCTCCTTAATCAAAATTTGAAGCCCTTTCCCTATCAACCTCCTCGCCAAGCCCGCTGAATCCTCCCCGGCCCAAATTCTGCCCCCAATCCCGTCCGCACGATAGCAAAACTTCTTAACCACTTCCTATACGCAATTCTTAACCCTTAAGAACAAAAAGTATATCAAAAGATGCGTCTCGTCGAGCTTACGACGACGAGAGGGCAAAAGAACGGGGCCGAACCGTGGATCTTTTTCAGACGTTAGTAAGAGGTAATGAGGGTGTTGTAGAAGGGCACAACTCACTGAACACGGGGCCTCCTGCATGTTGTCGCTGCCGAAGCATCAACCCAAAGCAGGAATCATACCACTAGACCATTCTGTTCTTCATTAGACTTTGATGGGTGCAAGTCAGGGGTTGGTTGGGAACGTACCGGCCCGTTTTGCTGGCTGGCAGCTGGATCTTGGCGCGGTCCTGCGCGTATATATATCTAAACACTTTTGGCAGATTGGGCGATGGTTCCTTGCATTGAACGACCTTCTAATAACTATCTATAGTCATGTTGGGAACAGAGGAGAGAGGGAGTTCTAGTAGCGTTGCAAAGTCGCGGCTCAACGGCAAGGTGAATTAATGTGAGCTTCATTGCCGAATTTCGGTCAGCTATTGTCGATGGACTATCAGTGACAGTGCGACCGAACGACCTCAAGATGAACGATTGATCGATGATCAACTCAAGGAATTGTGTATCAATAGTATAGTGTGTATATTGCTGTTGTAGTCTCAGATTCAAAACGATTGCGTTGTTTAAGAGTTGTACAGTGTTGCCACTGCGAGACTGACGttcgcaacaacaacaggAATACAACCGGCCACAAAGACACAACGATACATCAATGGCGAACATCAGTTGAACTCGATACATTGACCTTTCGTTGCCTGCCTTCTTGAGAAAGCAATACCAAAACCCCGTCTTCCTTTCATATGCCCTCCATGCCCAACGCGCATCAAAcggtctcctcatcctcctcagccAACGGCTCATACTCCTCCTTCACATACGGCGGCCTACCTCCCCAACACTCGTCAGCCAAAAACCCTCCCTCACATACACACACCAACAATCCAACCTACCTAACCCAATTCCTCACCCCCACAATCGCCGCCGTACCAACAGCATACACCCCCAACAACTTGCTCCAACTCGAATCATAGCTCGCCTGTCCCACACTCAACCCGACCAGACAATACACCAAACACCCTCCCAGAATCCAATCGCTCCCCGCCGCGAGACCCGCGAACCCCAACGCCGTGCCGATCTTGACGGCTGTGCTGGGGAGTTGGTCTTTGAACCAGCCGACGGAAGTGTTGTGCAGGATGTCCAGCACGCCAATACCGGCGAAAGTTTTCGCCACGATGTGCGTGAGCACACTCGGCGTGGAACGGGTATTCATCGGTGAGAGTTTGGTGAAGACATAAAACAACTGCGCGGTGGTATTCACCACGACGAAAGCATTCGCCACTTTCAAGTTCTCCGCATTCCAGAAGAACATCCACGTTCCAATACACACGTTTCCGAGAGCATAAAAGGGTACATATCGGACCATTTCCTGGAGTTGTTTCTTCTCCTCGGGTTTCTCCGGGTTCAGTTTCCACAGCTTGTAGAGCCAGGCGAGTTGCACGAATTGTTgggggaagaagaagccggcgaTGAAGTAGGGTTGcggggagaagaaggagaggttGCGGTCGTGGATGTCTTTCATGGAGGGGGTGGAGTTGATGCCGTATTGTTGGGCGGCGAAGTCgtagaggaaggaggcgggGGCGAGGTAGCgggcggtggtgagggagagggaggtggccATTTTGGAGGGTGGGTTGAGGGTTGGTTGAAGTTGTTGATGGTAAGGTATTCCGCTTGTGATCGAGTAGGATTCCAGAAGATTTGTTATATCAAAGTTGCCAGTGATTTGATCGACTCCAGTAGCAAGTAGTACAGCAGTCTTCTCGTCGTATCCGAGTTGTCAAGATGGTCAAAAATCTGTAGTATCAGTCTTTCCCAGAGCACAAATAAAACCAGGTACCTTTGATCCTCTTATACCGTCGTTCTCATTTCATTCCAATGATGCGCGTGTACGTGTACGAAGGAAGCCGTCGGGAGACAAAGTCATGATGTCAAGAGCGCTCACCTCACACCCGACCTTGGTCACTCCTCCCCACGATTCCGTGAGCAAGGATTTAGAACTACTTCACGGGGAAACGAGACGCCGATTGTCCGCGGTTTGAGAGAGTGCATAGAGAGAGCAGGTCAGGCCTCAGGCACGAGATGTCGTGTAGTTGACAAGACATTATATGTTTGTTCAAAGGCAGTTGCTGGTCAAGTGGGCAAACATACAAGCTCGGAACGAACGAGTCTCAACGACCAAGTCATCGTTCTCTGTCCTCAATACTTTTACGTAGCAGTAGCAACAGTATTACACAATAGAGTATACATTGCTCCCAACCATGCAGCCTTTCAGCGAACTGTCCGTATGCCACCTGTTTTGTCTATACACGTCGTCTCTCTTTCTCAAACTCTCCTCACCGTGCTCTTCGTTGCGTTCCTCGCCAACAACGCCGACAACGACGAGCACATCTTCCCCATATGCCTCTGCCCCATTCCAGTCCGCACCATCCCTCAACTTCACCAGAGTATCCTCCCTCCAATAGCTTACGCAGCCCGACTCTTCGGCCTCCCACTCCCCACCCTCTTAGCCTGCGGTCTCTGCAAATGTCCGGCTGGAATCCAGCTCTCATCATATCCCTTTCCACCCAGCGCACTCCCCGAAGCGACCGCCGGACCATCCGCGCCCACGACATCGACCGCATCCGCCGAGTCGACAGCCTTGGACCCTCCAGAAGAACGCTGAGCGCGGGAACCGTCTTTACCGCCAGAGCGACGCTTGGGTTTGGcagggaagagggaggcgaCGTAGGTCGTGTAGATGAAGTAGGAGACGCCGCCGAGGgctgcgaggaggaagaggtagaGGAAGATGCTGTGATCAGTCGTAGTCAGTAACCGAGCAGCACAGTCTCCAAACGAACACCTCCGGGTCAAGCAGCAGCAACTCACATCTGCGGATCAAAAATGCTGACCGGCGCCTCAACAACACTAACCCCCTCCTCAAACGCCTTCACCGTGAAAACCCTCCCACCCCTCTGCACCAACACCTTCATCTCCAACGTGACATCCCTCGGCTGCATGATCGTCGAAAAAGCATACGTCAAcacctccttccccttcggCGGGACTTCATTCCCGAACCTCGCGGCCGTCAAattcctcaccaccacaccctcaccctccccaGCTGCCGTCTTCAAAGCACCCGTCACAATCAACGGCTTCACCGCCACATCCTCATTATTAACCACACTCAGCAACGCCCTCGTCGGCCTTCCATTGACGAGTTTCACCCCGAAGATCTCCGCGTCGGGGAACGACACCGAGATGGAGACGTCCAGCGCGGCGGAGTCGGCGGCCGATGCGGAGGGATTGTCGACTTTCCATTGCGCTTCGGAACCTTTCGATTGCGCCCATTTGATGGCCTCGTCGAGGTTGGCGTCGGCGATGTCGGTGATTTTGGGGACGCCTCCGGAGGCGGCgcgggaggaggcggaggaggcggcggccTGAGGGGATGACTGTTGTTAGCTGTGATGGTCTTGTGTGTTGTGGGATGTGGGATGTGGGATGTTCAGTGTTTCAGGCATACCTTGACGGAGTCGCGGATTCCTTCTAGGGATTGTTTGAGGTCGCTAATTTTTGCGTTTTGGGCAGAGACGGTGAGGGTGCTGAAGGCGGCGAGCGCGAGGGTGGGGAGTTTGAAGGAGACCATGATTTCTGGTCgaaagaggtggaggtggtggtgggtgaagaggaagaaatTGGGTGAGTTGGAAAGAAAGCGATGGAGCTTTGAATATTGTGGAGGGCGGAGAGCTCGTCAGCGAACGACCAGCTGGCAGGACCCTGCAAAACACTGACGCCAATGGCTCGATGGGTGAATTCTAGACTTGGCGGGTCTCGAACATCACATGTCGCCACGAATGTTGCTAGAGTATTTGTTTGCATTGTGCGGTTAGCATGTGACATTGTAAGGAGACTGTCAATCTTATTGCCGAGCAAACGACAGGAGGAGAGCTCGTGAGGATCAACACAATGCAAACATGTCATCTGTCTTCCGATCCTGTCTATGCATATGTTCAAGATATCTTCATCCTTCACTTCACCCGGCCTGTGCATTCTTTGACAAAGGTTGTGGACCACTTCAATCATCTCCAAACACTCTCCAACCCAATCCTGACTCCCCTCATTAAATCCTCCTAatctccaccctcgcccGATCATAAACCTCATGCCCGAccgtctcctccttctccgtctCACTCTCCCtgacctccctcctccccaccgTAACAACAGCATACGTCCCCGCTCCTCGTTTCTTACTGACCGTCCCCGGATTCACCACAACCGTGCTTTCCACCACCTTCGCAAACGGACTCAGTCCGCTCGGCAAGACCAACAAATCCGGCCGAGCCATCCAGAACTCGCCGAGTTTGAGGTATCCCAAGTCCAAGTTCGCGCCCATAGCGAGCTGCTCTTCACCGCCGACTTCGGGTACCTCGCCAGCAAGTCGGGTGGGTTTGGGGAGATCTTCGCGTGCGGCTGGAGGGAAAACGGGGAAGAAATGGGATTGCTCGAGGATGTGGCCGGAGAGGCGGGCGAGAATGTCGTCTGTTATTCCGAGGCCATTGGTCCTGCCGTTTTGTGCTGCGTTGTGGTAGACGTTTTCTCTGCGGAGTTCGGAGAGGACGTCGGTGCTTGTTGTGCCCAGTAAGATCTCGTTCAGGGAGAGGCAGATTGGATTTGAGACGATGTTGATGTTACGCCCTCCTAGACCCAAGTCTTTCTTGACGCCTCTATCTTGTGGCCAGGAGACGGTCTTCATGACGGCGTCACGGAGGGAGGGGACTAGGACGATTGTCATGCTGGGGTTTGCTGCCGCTAGGGCATTGAGTGGTTGGGAGATTGTCAGACGGAAGAGGTCGGTGAGGGTTGCGCGGTCAGGGGAGATATTTGAGGAATCTGGGATGAGAGATGCTACGTCGCCGGCGGAGATCTGTGGATGTTCGAGGTCGAGAAAGGGTCCGGagatgagaaggagatctgGTTTTTGTGTTGAGGCGACGTTGAGCAGTGCGTACAAGGGGGCATACGAAAGGTCTGTGTCTGTCGTGTAGGGTCCGCTGGCGACGAGAAGGTTGAGAGGTGGCGTATTACCCGTAGCATCTTCAAGGCGGGCGTTGTGATTGATGAGGTCGGAAGGTAATGAGGCAGCcggtgggaggagaggtatGGGTAGTACCTCTGTTGGCCGAAAGAATTCACCTCCCACATTCGTCCCTCTCAATGCTACAATCTTGCCCGGGAAGAAGTCGTAGGTCAGAGATGGGTCCATCTGTAGAGGTACGCGCATGCCTGCACCCATTCGTCTGGAGGTCTCAAGCACGAGACTTGATGCATTCAGTTTGCCATTCGGCACATCACATGCTATGCGGCCGACTGCGACAATCTCTGCTGTAGATTGAGCTGCGGGATTGCCGAAAGCGCTGTCCTCTAGCTCGTAATGCTTTTGGACCTGCTCCGTGAAGCTATCAATCCGATCATCGAGTGTTTCTGAGGCTTCAGAGAGTTTCATAGCCATTGGCTTGTACGAGAATTTGGGAAGATCGCTGGCTGCTTTGAGTTTGATCCGTGGTTCCGTTGGTGGTATCTCTGGTATGGCGGCCGCGGGAAGGTGAGAGTTGAGACATTCAATCACATCTCCGGCGTTCTTCCTCTCATCAAAATTGACAGAGGGCATATTCCTCGACGTGGAAATCGGAGTCTTGCTGTCGGCGGGCGAGCTGTTCAATCCATTCCTCGCCGACTTAGAAGCGGGCGAGTCAAAGTTCGCCTTTCTTTTGGACAAAGATGCTCGCGCGGACGGTGTATTCGAAACCATGCCATCCAGCATCCCAAACacatctcctccagctcccgCTCGAGGCGTCGCtgtcgtcctcttcgtgGCAGTATGTGTGACCTGACCCTTTCTCGACTCCCTCTCCATTGCATCTTGCAGCGTCTTTTTGAAGTCCCGCACGGTTTTGTAGTCCAGCTTTGTGGTGTCGGCACCCATGGTGATCACGTAGCTGTCCCATTTGTAGTAGAGGTCCTCGGGTGTGAGGCCGAGCAGTTGGACGATGTGTTGTAGTTCGGTGG encodes:
- the MgCUT4 gene encoding cutinase (PF01083) gives rise to the protein MFHSTLLSLSALLALSAAAPLTPRQTVSCVSGLYILVARGSGQAAGEGSVATVADMIEARVPNSLSDAVVYPATFENYFGSVNEGIDNAKSKIRSYVDQCGESSRIALVGFSQGAHVMTDTMAGGTLTQGPIEDEYAQYIKAIVAFGDPRYVDDQSYNVGTADNDGIFARTDSLPRLNRYAGILRSYCDRGDPICARGLLADVHSNEPRKYATQAAEFVAGLVD